From the Bombus pascuorum chromosome 7, iyBomPasc1.1, whole genome shotgun sequence genome, one window contains:
- the LOC132909038 gene encoding uncharacterized protein LOC132909038 — translation MFGKLSAHLIMMFLVSMLLVMGIAVPGILASNGYTHYDQAQLNATIAALVHSNGPVTEVDETHDHSSFSIRFANELHIKLPCDFGRHYYKNVNTCVSTSKMVLIYDHCQFSMRPDCWNEMPFCFLDSTKNNAYDEDNCLPYFKLNKNLCRCELKK, via the exons ATGTTTGGAAAGTTAAGTGCACACTTGATCATGATGTTCCTGGTCTCGATGCTGTTAGTCATGGGCATTGCTGTGCCAGGAATCCTTGCCAGCAATGGATATACTCACTATGATCAGGCCCAGTTGAACGCAACTATTGCAGCATTGGTACACAGCAATGGACCTGTGACAGAAGTCGACGAGACACACGATCATTCGAGTTTCTCGATTAGATTTGCCAACGAATTGCATATCAAACTTCCATGCGACTTTGGCCgccattattataaaaatgttaacacTTGTGTGTCGACGTCCAAAATGGTGCTAATTTACGATCATTGTCAG TTTTCAATGCGTCCAGATTGCTGGAACGAGATGCCTTTCTGTTTCCTCGACAGCACAAAGAACAATGCTTATGACGAAGATAACTGCCTGCCCTATTTTAAACTCAACAAAAACCTATGCCGGTGTGAACTCAAGAAATGA
- the LOC132908976 gene encoding unconventional myosin-Ie-like isoform X1 — MYHWQSQNVKVSGVDDMVLLPKITEDAITENLRKRYMDDYIFTCIGPVLVSINPFKQMPYFGDKEIEIYQGAVPYENPPHIYGLADNMYRNMLIDKENQCVIISGESGAGKTVSAKYIMSYIAKISGGGTHVQKVKNVILESNPLLEAFGNAKTVRNNNSSRFGKYVEMQFGPSGQPSGGKISNFLLEKSRVTCYNIDERNFHVFYQLVTGANQQMKSELGLVDVDYYHYLNYGEGHKVDDVNDVHDFEATLKALNIMAIGDSEVTDIFRLVAGILHIGNIQFVENGNYSQIADKRYLDFPSHLLEISVKQLSQKLISRQFESKWGSQSESVDVTLNVEQAVYTRDALAKDIYARLFDYLVKKINSAMETNTEGLEIGILDIYGFEIFEKNGFEQFCINFVNEKLQQIFIELTLKAEQEEYVSENIQWTPIEYFNNAVVVELLEGKRPPGLFLVLDDVCATLHGGSAGADADLQKKLAIASNKHEHFQSTQDGFAIMHYAGIVSYSVDGFCDKNRDVLFLDLVELMQTSTNSLIQKLYPPECQTNKIKTLRSRPTTAGNKIRNQASRLVNQLMKCTPHYIRCIKPNETKRPRDWDSVRIKHQVEYLGLKENIRVRRAGFAYRRPFAKFLRRYGILTKETWPRWSGNEKQGVEWILKSLDINRSQYQLGKTKLFIKAPESLFTLEEARDRKYNMYARVIQKAFKKYFARKRQEQERQEAADLLFGRKERRRASLNRHFMGDYIGLDDKPQILNLIGRREKIFFAEVVKKYDRRFKTSRINFILTNKYLYLIGQEQIKKGPEKGKLVEIIKRKLPFNQISYVSLSKLQDGFLIIHVKEDYDSLLELIFKTEFLINLSKRYVEETGHILNIKFSNNLEYKVKKEGWGSAGTREIHFIQMEYRNKEILKTSGKILNVWIGPGLPCTTNLNITKATTSTKQQYNTLKNSHPFSTVSLQSGQNRSIQKTTRSVITEQNQILDRKLNNVSPPNTNVSGEPTFQIPVKKISTVNTSNTLHTSTETKEKKQITKQPRKIQNNGVPLMGMYTNPNDVPRAGLLKFPPPPSEPPPPQTPLAHPGFRLPPIDSDDRMNNIKDIKHNKGMQTVIGQVVNKTGDNKSRVVPPNKPRPQKPAVPKLPKARALYDYNPQDHDEIGLKEGDIVEILKEHEGGWWYGRLKGKKGLFPSNYVVKI, encoded by the exons atGTATCATTGGCAGAGTCAAAATGTTAAAGTTTCCGGAGTGGATGATATGGTTTTGCTCCCGAAAATTACCGAGGATGCTATTACCGAAAATCTTCGAAAAAGATACATGGATGACTATATATTT ACATGTATTGGTCCTGTATTAGTATCGATTAATCCTTTTAAGCAAATGCCATATTTTGGAGAtaaggaaatagaaatttaccAGGGTGCG GTACCGTATGAAAATCCTCCACATATTTATGGATTAGCAGACAATATGTACAGAAATATGTTAATCGATAAGGAAAATCAATGTGTTATCATCAG TGGAGAATCAGGTGCTGGTAAAACAGTTTCAGCAAAATACATTATGTCATACATCGCGAAGATTAGTGGTGGTGGTACACACgtgcaaaaagtaaaaaacgtcATTTTGGAATCTAATCCTCTTTTAGAAGCTTTTGGCAATGCGAAAACTGTGCGGAACAATAACAGTAGCAGATTT gGGAAATATGTAGAAATGCAATTCGGTCCTAGTGGCCAACCAAGCGGGGGAAAGATTTCGAActttttgttagaaaaatcGAGAGTCACTTGTTATAATAtcgatgaaagaaattttcatgtattttatCAACTTGTAACAGGTGCAAACCagcaaatgaaat ctgAACTTGGATTGGTGGATGTTGATTATTACCACTACCTCAATTATGGCGAAGGGCATAAAGTCGATGACGTAAACGACGTTCATGATTTTGAAGCAACTTTAAAAG cATTGAACATAATGGCGATAGGCGATTCCGAAGTAACTGATATTTTCAGACTCGTTGCGGGAATACTTCACATAGGAAATATTCAATTCGTCGAGAACGGAAATTATTCACAAATCGCTGATAAACGAT ATCTTGATTTTCCATCCCATTTGCTGGAGATTTCAGTAAAGCAGCTATCTCAAAAATTGATATCACGTCAATTTGAATCCAAATGGGGAAGTCAATCTGAGAGCGTTGATGTTACATTAAACGTAGAACAAGCTGTCTATACTCGGGATGCATTGGCGAAGGATATCTATGCTAGACTCTTTGATTATCTGGTTAaa AAAATTAATTCAGCTATGGAAACCAATACCGAGGGTCTTGAAATTGGAATTTTGGATATTTACGGATTTgagatttttgaaaaaaatggtttcgaacaattttgtataaattttgtgAATGAGAAACTGCAACAGATCTTCATAGAGCTCACTCTAAAGGCAGAACAA GAAGAATACGTAtcggaaaatatacaatggaCTCCGATAGAGTATTTTAACAATGCGGTTGTCGTCGAGCTTTTGGAAGGTAAACGTCCACCGGGTCTCTTCTTAGTACTTGACGATGTTTGCGCTACTCTTCACGGTGGTAGCGCTGGCGCGGATGCAGACTTGCAAAAG AAACTTGCAATTGCGTCCAACAAGCACGAACATTTTCAAAGCACGCAAGACGGATTTGCTATTATGCATTATGCCGGTATAGTTTCGTATTCGGTTGATGGATTCTGCGATAAAAATCGCGATGTACTTTTCTTAGACCTTGTGGAACTAATGCAAACAAGTACGAA TTCTTTGATCCAGAAATTGTATCCGCCAGAATgtcaaacaaataaaataaaaacgctTAGATCCAGACCCACCACTGCGGGTAACAAGATTAGAAATCAAGCAAGTCGATTGGTCAATCAATTGATGAAATGTACACCACATTATATCAGATGCATTAAACCAAACGAGACAAAAAGACCACGAGATTGGGATTCGGTTAGAATAAAGCACCAA GTGGAATATTTAGgtctaaaagaaaatattagagTACGTAGGGCTGGTTTTGCATATAGAAGACCGTTCGCCAAATTTTTACGAAGATATGGAATTCTCACGAAAGAAACTTGGCCACGTTGGTCTGGTAATGAAAAGCAGGGAGTCGAATGGATATTAAAAAGCCTCGATATTAATCGATCGCAGTATCAACTTGGAAAAACAAAACTATTTATAAAAGCTCCCGAAAGT CTTTTTACGTTAGAGGAAGCAAGAGATCGGAAATATAACATGTACGCTAGAGTAATTCAAAAAGCATTCAAAAAGTACTTTGCTCGAAAGAGGCAAGAACAAGAAAGACAAGAAGCAGCTGATTTGTTGTTTGGTCGGAAAGAACGTAGACGAGCTAGCTTAAACAGACATTTCATGGGTGATTACATCGGATTGGACGACAAAcctcaaatattaaatttaattggaagaagagagaaaattttttttgctGAAGTTGTGAAAAAGTATGACAGGAGATTCAAG ACGagtagaataaattttattctaaccAACAAATACTTATACCTTATCGGTCAAGAGCAAATCAAGAAGGGCCCAGAGAAAGGCAAATTggtagaaattataaaacggAAATTACCATTCAATCAGATTAGTTATGTATCATTAAGTAAACTTCAA GATGGTTTTCTCATTATTCATGTGAAAGAAGATTACGATAGCTTATTAGAGttgatatttaaaacagaatttttGATTAATCTTAGCAAGAGATACGTCGAGGAAACTGGtcatattctaaatataaaatttagtaacaa TTTAGAATATAAGGTTAAAAAGGAAGGATGGGGAAGTGCAGGTACAagagaaatacattttatacaaatgGAATATAGGaacaaagaaattttgaaaacaagTGGAAAAATTCTAAACGTTTGGATTGGACCAGGATTGCCATGCACCACTA ATCTAAATATTACTAAAGCAACGACGTCGACGAAGCAACAATACAACACGTTGAAAAATAGTCATCCTTTTTCAACAGTTAGTTTGCAATCAGGCCAAAACAGATCAATTCAGAAAACTACTCGATCTGTAATTACAgaacaaaatcaaattttggATCGTAAACTGAATAACGTATCACCTCCGAATACGAACGTGTCCGGAGAGCCTACTTTTCAAATACCTGTGAAAAAGATATCAACAGTTAATACTTCGAATACTTTACATACATCCACggaaacaaaagagaaaaagcagATAACAAAGCAACCGagaaagatacaaaataatgGTGTGCCTCTGATGGGCATGTATACTAATCCAAACGACGTACCCCGTG cAGGTTTACTGAAATTTCCGCCGCCTCCTTCCGAACCACCGCCACCACAAACACCACTTGCTCATCCAGGATTTCGACTTCCGCCGATTGATAGTGACGATcgtatgaataatattaaagacATAAAACATAACAAAGGGATGCAAACAGTTATTGGGCAAGTAGTAAATAAAACTGGAGATAACAAGTCTCGTGTTGTCCCGCCTAATAAACCACGTCCGCAAAAACCAGCAGTGCCTAAGTTACCTAAAGCTAGAGCTTTGTACGATTACAATCCTCAAGATCACGATGAGATAGGACTCAAAGAAGGTGACATTGTTGAGATACTTAAAGAAC ACGAAGGTGGTTGGTGGTACGGTAGgttaaaaggaaagaaagggcTGTTTCCATCAAACTACGTTGTCAAGATATAA
- the LOC132908976 gene encoding unconventional myosin-Ie-like isoform X2, whose protein sequence is MYHWQSQNVKVSGVDDMVLLPKITEDAITENLRKRYMDDYIFTCIGPVLVSINPFKQMPYFGDKEIEIYQGAVPYENPPHIYGLADNMYRNMLIDKENQCVIISGESGAGKTVSAKYIMSYIAKISGGGTHVQKVKNVILESNPLLEAFGNAKTVRNNNSSRFGKYVEMQFGPSGQPSGGKISNFLLEKSRVTCYNIDERNFHVFYQLVTGANQQMKSELGLVDVDYYHYLNYGEGHKVDDVNDVHDFEATLKALNIMAIGDSEVTDIFRLVAGILHIGNIQFVENGNYSQIADKRYLDFPSHLLEISVKQLSQKLISRQFESKWGSQSESVDVTLNVEQAVYTRDALAKDIYARLFDYLVKKINSAMETNTEGLEIGILDIYGFEIFEKNGFEQFCINFVNEKLQQIFIELTLKAEQEEYVSENIQWTPIEYFNNAVVVELLEGKRPPGLFLVLDDVCATLHGGSAGADADLQKKLAIASNKHEHFQSTQDGFAIMHYAGIVSYSVDGFCDKNRDVLFLDLVELMQTSTNSLIQKLYPPECQTNKIKTLRSRPTTAGNKIRNQASRLVNQLMKCTPHYIRCIKPNETKRPRDWDSVRIKHQVEYLGLKENIRVRRAGFAYRRPFAKFLRRYGILTKETWPRWSGNEKQGVEWILKSLDINRSQYQLGKTKLFIKAPESLFTLEEARDRKYNMYARVIQKAFKKYFARKRQEQERQEAADLLFGRKERRRASLNRHFMGDYIGLDDKPQILNLIGRREKIFFAEVVKKYDRRFKTSRINFILTNKYLYLIGQEQIKKGPEKGKLVEIIKRKLPFNQISYVSLSKLQDGFLIIHVKEDYDSLLELIFKTEFLINLSKRYVEETGHILNIKFSNNLEYKVKKEGWGSAGTREIHFIQMEYRNKEILKTSGKILNVWIGPGLPCTTNLNITKATTSTKQQYNTLKNSHPFSTVSLQSGQNRSIQKTTRSVITEQNQILDRKLNNVSPPNTNVSGEPTFQIPVKKISTVNTSNTLHTSTETKEKKQITKQPRKIQNNGVPLMGMYTNPNDVPRGLLKFPPPPSEPPPPQTPLAHPGFRLPPIDSDDRMNNIKDIKHNKGMQTVIGQVVNKTGDNKSRVVPPNKPRPQKPAVPKLPKARALYDYNPQDHDEIGLKEGDIVEILKEHEGGWWYGRLKGKKGLFPSNYVVKI, encoded by the exons atGTATCATTGGCAGAGTCAAAATGTTAAAGTTTCCGGAGTGGATGATATGGTTTTGCTCCCGAAAATTACCGAGGATGCTATTACCGAAAATCTTCGAAAAAGATACATGGATGACTATATATTT ACATGTATTGGTCCTGTATTAGTATCGATTAATCCTTTTAAGCAAATGCCATATTTTGGAGAtaaggaaatagaaatttaccAGGGTGCG GTACCGTATGAAAATCCTCCACATATTTATGGATTAGCAGACAATATGTACAGAAATATGTTAATCGATAAGGAAAATCAATGTGTTATCATCAG TGGAGAATCAGGTGCTGGTAAAACAGTTTCAGCAAAATACATTATGTCATACATCGCGAAGATTAGTGGTGGTGGTACACACgtgcaaaaagtaaaaaacgtcATTTTGGAATCTAATCCTCTTTTAGAAGCTTTTGGCAATGCGAAAACTGTGCGGAACAATAACAGTAGCAGATTT gGGAAATATGTAGAAATGCAATTCGGTCCTAGTGGCCAACCAAGCGGGGGAAAGATTTCGAActttttgttagaaaaatcGAGAGTCACTTGTTATAATAtcgatgaaagaaattttcatgtattttatCAACTTGTAACAGGTGCAAACCagcaaatgaaat ctgAACTTGGATTGGTGGATGTTGATTATTACCACTACCTCAATTATGGCGAAGGGCATAAAGTCGATGACGTAAACGACGTTCATGATTTTGAAGCAACTTTAAAAG cATTGAACATAATGGCGATAGGCGATTCCGAAGTAACTGATATTTTCAGACTCGTTGCGGGAATACTTCACATAGGAAATATTCAATTCGTCGAGAACGGAAATTATTCACAAATCGCTGATAAACGAT ATCTTGATTTTCCATCCCATTTGCTGGAGATTTCAGTAAAGCAGCTATCTCAAAAATTGATATCACGTCAATTTGAATCCAAATGGGGAAGTCAATCTGAGAGCGTTGATGTTACATTAAACGTAGAACAAGCTGTCTATACTCGGGATGCATTGGCGAAGGATATCTATGCTAGACTCTTTGATTATCTGGTTAaa AAAATTAATTCAGCTATGGAAACCAATACCGAGGGTCTTGAAATTGGAATTTTGGATATTTACGGATTTgagatttttgaaaaaaatggtttcgaacaattttgtataaattttgtgAATGAGAAACTGCAACAGATCTTCATAGAGCTCACTCTAAAGGCAGAACAA GAAGAATACGTAtcggaaaatatacaatggaCTCCGATAGAGTATTTTAACAATGCGGTTGTCGTCGAGCTTTTGGAAGGTAAACGTCCACCGGGTCTCTTCTTAGTACTTGACGATGTTTGCGCTACTCTTCACGGTGGTAGCGCTGGCGCGGATGCAGACTTGCAAAAG AAACTTGCAATTGCGTCCAACAAGCACGAACATTTTCAAAGCACGCAAGACGGATTTGCTATTATGCATTATGCCGGTATAGTTTCGTATTCGGTTGATGGATTCTGCGATAAAAATCGCGATGTACTTTTCTTAGACCTTGTGGAACTAATGCAAACAAGTACGAA TTCTTTGATCCAGAAATTGTATCCGCCAGAATgtcaaacaaataaaataaaaacgctTAGATCCAGACCCACCACTGCGGGTAACAAGATTAGAAATCAAGCAAGTCGATTGGTCAATCAATTGATGAAATGTACACCACATTATATCAGATGCATTAAACCAAACGAGACAAAAAGACCACGAGATTGGGATTCGGTTAGAATAAAGCACCAA GTGGAATATTTAGgtctaaaagaaaatattagagTACGTAGGGCTGGTTTTGCATATAGAAGACCGTTCGCCAAATTTTTACGAAGATATGGAATTCTCACGAAAGAAACTTGGCCACGTTGGTCTGGTAATGAAAAGCAGGGAGTCGAATGGATATTAAAAAGCCTCGATATTAATCGATCGCAGTATCAACTTGGAAAAACAAAACTATTTATAAAAGCTCCCGAAAGT CTTTTTACGTTAGAGGAAGCAAGAGATCGGAAATATAACATGTACGCTAGAGTAATTCAAAAAGCATTCAAAAAGTACTTTGCTCGAAAGAGGCAAGAACAAGAAAGACAAGAAGCAGCTGATTTGTTGTTTGGTCGGAAAGAACGTAGACGAGCTAGCTTAAACAGACATTTCATGGGTGATTACATCGGATTGGACGACAAAcctcaaatattaaatttaattggaagaagagagaaaattttttttgctGAAGTTGTGAAAAAGTATGACAGGAGATTCAAG ACGagtagaataaattttattctaaccAACAAATACTTATACCTTATCGGTCAAGAGCAAATCAAGAAGGGCCCAGAGAAAGGCAAATTggtagaaattataaaacggAAATTACCATTCAATCAGATTAGTTATGTATCATTAAGTAAACTTCAA GATGGTTTTCTCATTATTCATGTGAAAGAAGATTACGATAGCTTATTAGAGttgatatttaaaacagaatttttGATTAATCTTAGCAAGAGATACGTCGAGGAAACTGGtcatattctaaatataaaatttagtaacaa TTTAGAATATAAGGTTAAAAAGGAAGGATGGGGAAGTGCAGGTACAagagaaatacattttatacaaatgGAATATAGGaacaaagaaattttgaaaacaagTGGAAAAATTCTAAACGTTTGGATTGGACCAGGATTGCCATGCACCACTA ATCTAAATATTACTAAAGCAACGACGTCGACGAAGCAACAATACAACACGTTGAAAAATAGTCATCCTTTTTCAACAGTTAGTTTGCAATCAGGCCAAAACAGATCAATTCAGAAAACTACTCGATCTGTAATTACAgaacaaaatcaaattttggATCGTAAACTGAATAACGTATCACCTCCGAATACGAACGTGTCCGGAGAGCCTACTTTTCAAATACCTGTGAAAAAGATATCAACAGTTAATACTTCGAATACTTTACATACATCCACggaaacaaaagagaaaaagcagATAACAAAGCAACCGagaaagatacaaaataatgGTGTGCCTCTGATGGGCATGTATACTAATCCAAACGACGTACCCCGTG GTTTACTGAAATTTCCGCCGCCTCCTTCCGAACCACCGCCACCACAAACACCACTTGCTCATCCAGGATTTCGACTTCCGCCGATTGATAGTGACGATcgtatgaataatattaaagacATAAAACATAACAAAGGGATGCAAACAGTTATTGGGCAAGTAGTAAATAAAACTGGAGATAACAAGTCTCGTGTTGTCCCGCCTAATAAACCACGTCCGCAAAAACCAGCAGTGCCTAAGTTACCTAAAGCTAGAGCTTTGTACGATTACAATCCTCAAGATCACGATGAGATAGGACTCAAAGAAGGTGACATTGTTGAGATACTTAAAGAAC ACGAAGGTGGTTGGTGGTACGGTAGgttaaaaggaaagaaagggcTGTTTCCATCAAACTACGTTGTCAAGATATAA
- the LOC132909016 gene encoding uncharacterized protein LOC132909016, which produces MLAAVNYYTATVLFALIQRSFSAMVLPRPPSSPNYIQHFDRKGNDQRFYGGKSLPSFSHSSEMERANNANTNDYSLVEIELQSPDEMDASSLQNIIHAMLKQSEEARNESYPNPEVLPRSIFGVRDVGSSVNFKANAVNEGRHVLADPSKFQSFDEKLYYLKNSRPKVYVNVRGHSGSFRKGVTSRTTTIHDPIEFLRVTPPLQKQTDWTSHRNKIIRPLKKIDHQTNTKREYGKNLSKKKAKKLNRLTIVYGLDNLSTTESSMVTSSELPKQIPAPPSKFPSRILMAQTTPVQRYALKRTNILPEYSFSNV; this is translated from the exons ATGTTAGCAGCGGTAAATTACTACACGGCAACGGTGCTCTTTGCACTTATACAGCGATCATTCTCGGCAATGGTTCTTCCAAGGCCACCCTCTTCACCAAATTATATCCAACACTTTGATCGAAAAGGAAATGACCAAAGATTCTACGGGGGAAAATCTTTACCAAGCTTCTCACACAGTTCTGAGATGGAAAGAGCTAATAATGCTAATACCAACGATTACAG tcTTGTAGAAATTGAACTTCAAAGTCCAGACGAAATGGACGCGTCCAGCCTTCAAAATATCATACACGCGATGCTGAAACAATCTGAAGAAGCTCGCAACGAGAGTTATCCAAATCCAGAAGTGCTACCTCGCTCAATTTTTGGTGTGAGAGATGTTGGCTCAAGTGTGAACTTCAAAGCAAACGCGGTTAACGAGGGCAGACACGTTTTAGCAGATCCGTCGAAGTTTCAAAGTTTCGATGAAAAGCTTTATTACTTAAAGAATAGCAGACCAAAGGTTTATGTAAACGTACGAGGTCATAGCGGTTCTTTTCGGAAAGGCGTAACATCTAGAACGACTACTATTCACGATCCTATAGAATTTCTTAGAGTGACACCTCCTTTGCAAAAGCAAACTGACTGGACATCTCAtcgcaataaaataattcgaccgttaaaaaaaattgaccATCAAACTAATACGAAACGTGAATATGGTAAAAATCTTTCGAAAAAGAAAGCTAAAAAACTTAATAGACTAACTATAGTTTACGGTTTAGATAATCTCTCCACTACTGAGAGCTCTATGGTGACTTCCAGCGAGTTACCAAAACAGATACCAGCACCACCGTCCAAATTTCCAAGTAGAATATTAATGGCACAGACCACGCCTGTTCAAAGATATGCTTTGAAAAGAACGAATATATTGCCAGAATATAGTTTCTCAAACGTTTGA